A genomic window from Cydia amplana chromosome 3, ilCydAmpl1.1, whole genome shotgun sequence includes:
- the LOC134662811 gene encoding small ribosomal subunit protein uS5, with the protein MADAAPAAGRGGFRGGFGSRGGDRGRGGPRGRGRGRGRGRGRGKEDQKEWVPVTKLGRLVREGKIDKLESIYLFSLPIKEFEIIDFFLGSSLNDEVLKIMPVQKQTRAGQRTRFKAFVAIGDNNGHIGLGVKCSKEVATAIRGAIILAKLSVLPVRRGYWGNKIGKPHTVPCKVTGKCGSVTVRLIPAPRGTGIVSAPVPKKLLQMAGVQDCYTSARGSTGTLGNFAKATYAAIAKTYAYLTPDLWRDIPLTKSPYSEFKA; encoded by the exons ATGGCGGACGCTGCTCCAGCCGCTGGTCGTGGCGGATTCCGCGGTGGTTTTGGTTCACGGGGTGGCGATAGGGGCCGCGGGGGTCCCCGTGGTCGTGGCCGCGGGCGCGGCCGTGGTCGCGGACGCGGAAAGGAAGACCAGAAAGAGTGGGTGCCCGTCACCAAGCTCGGTCGTCTAGTCCGCGAGGGCAAAATCGACAAGCTTGAGAGCATCTACCTGTTCTCTCTGCCCATCAAAGAGTTTGAGATCATCGACTTCTTCCTCGGGTCTTCGTTGAACGATGAAGTCCTCAAGATCATGCCTGTGCAGAAGCAGACCCGCGCCGGTCAGCGCACCCGCTTCAAGGCGTTCGTGGCCATCGGCGACAACAACGGGCACATCGGGCTGGGCGTGAAGTGCAGCAAGGAAGTCGCGACCGCTATCCGCGGTGCCATTATCCTGGCTAAGCTGTCTGTGCTCCCCGTTCGCAGAGGGTACTGGGGTAACAAGATCGGAAAGCCCCACACCGTGCCTTGCaag GTCACCGGAAAGTGTGGTTCAGTCACCGTTAGGCTGATCCCTGCTCCCCGTGGTACTGGCATTGTGTCTGCCCCAGTCCCGAAGAAGCTTCTCCAGATGGCTGGTGTCCAGGACTGCTACACGTCGGCCCGTGGCTCCACTGGCACTCTTGGCAACTTTGCCAAGGCGACCTATGCTGCAATTGCCAAGACCTATGCGTACCTCACCCCCGACTTGTGGAGGGACATTCCTTTGACCAAGTCCCCAT
- the LOC134662582 gene encoding N(4)-(Beta-N-acetylglucosaminyl)-L-asparaginase-like: MFKLGIFVLIPYFYFIKCEPNIPIVITTWNFKNSTIKAWEVLKTGGTALDAVEQGASVCEAQQCDGTVGYGGSPDEDGETTLDALIMDGKTMNVGAVGALRRVKSAISVARHVLEHSYHSFLVGELATQFAEQMGFPVESLTTPKSKEIWKKWRNEDNCQPNFWMHVTPDPRQSCGPYSKISRHQHSTRDHKVDRYNHDTIGMVAVDRHGDVAAGTSTNGAKFKMPGRIGDSPIPGAGAYADNAVGGAAATGDGDVMLRFLPSYLAVEEMRRGAAPTAAAETAVARIAAHYPGFMGAVVALAKDGTYGAACHGIHQFPFVVFDHSAEQCRTEHVLCS, translated from the exons ATGTTTAAACTTGGTATATTCGTATTAATACCGTAtttttactttatcaaatgtgAACCTAATATCCCTATAGTAATTACGACTTGGAACTTTAAAAACTCCACTATTAAAG CATGGGAGGTGTTGAAAACCGGTGGCACAGCATTGGACGCAGTGGAGCAGGGGGCGTCGGTTTGCGAAGCGCAGCAATGCGATGGTACTGTGGGCTACGGGGGCAGTCCTGACGAAGATGGTGAGACTACCCTGGATGCTCTTATAATGGATGg gAAGACAATGAATGTGGGTGCAGTGGGTGCTCTTCGTAGAGTCAAAAGCGCCATATCGGTGGCGAGACATGTCCTCGAGCACAGCTACCACTCTTTCCTCGTCGGGGAGTTGGCCACACAGTTTGCTGAGCAGATGGGCTTCCCTGTGGAGTCTCTCACAACTCCTAAATCCAaggaaatttggaaaaaatggaGAAATGAAGATAATTGTCAACCAAACTTTTGGatg CATGTCACACCAGACCCCAGACAAAGCTGTGGGCCATACTCAAAGATAAGCAGACACCAGCATTCGACAAGAGATCACAAAGTGGACCGATACAACCACGACACCATCGGGATGGTGGCAGTAGACCGGCATGGGGATGTCGCCGCTGGGACTTCTACTAACGGAGCCAAGTTTAAAATGCCAGG AAGAATCGGTGACTCTCCGATCCCGGGCGCGGGCGCTTACGCGGACAACGCGGTGGGCGGCGCCGCGGCCACCGGCGACGGTGACGTCATGCTCCGATTCCTACCCAG TTACCTAGCCGTGGAGGAGATGCGTCGCGGCGCCGCCCCCACCGCTGCCGCCGAGACAGCCGTTGCCAGGATCGCGGCCCACTACCCGGGCTTCATGGGCGCTGTGGTAGCCCTAGCAAAGGACGGGACGTACGGCGCGGCCTGCCACGGCATACATCAGTTCCCGTTTGTCGTGTTCGATCACTCGGCCGAGCAATGTAGAACTGAACATGTGTTGTGTTCCTAA